The following proteins are encoded in a genomic region of Devosia lucknowensis:
- a CDS encoding RluA family pseudouridine synthase: MSGVQHREVTADDDGMRLDRWFARHFPQVGFARLQKLIRNGEVKVDKAKAQTSTRLVEGQIVRIPPVDDPDTVRPFKVNAEEVRFLEDLILYEDDDLYVFNKPHGLAVQGGSGTTRHMDGLLKNLPNKAGESPRLVHRLDRDTSGCLVVAKTAAAAKHFGSVFRSRSARKIYWAIVAGNPTPRQGEISCFLAKQQTTDGEQMVVVRNGAPGAVHSSSYYSTTDTASRRFAWVTLKPVTGRTHQLRVHMAQLGTPIIGDPRYFNIENWMPAPGLGEGLHLHARRIALPLRNGKKIDISAPLPPHMRQSFEALGFEADRYDAQSNDPEDAA, translated from the coding sequence ATGAGCGGCGTTCAACATCGGGAAGTTACGGCAGATGACGACGGCATGCGTCTCGACCGATGGTTTGCGCGGCACTTTCCGCAGGTCGGGTTCGCGCGCCTGCAGAAACTGATCCGCAATGGCGAGGTCAAGGTCGACAAGGCGAAGGCGCAGACCAGTACGCGTCTCGTTGAAGGCCAGATCGTTCGCATACCGCCGGTCGATGACCCGGATACGGTGCGCCCATTCAAGGTCAATGCTGAAGAGGTTCGCTTTCTCGAGGACTTGATCCTTTACGAGGACGACGATCTTTATGTTTTCAACAAGCCGCATGGCCTGGCTGTACAAGGTGGCAGCGGCACGACGCGTCACATGGACGGCCTGCTGAAGAACCTGCCGAACAAAGCCGGTGAATCGCCGCGGCTGGTCCATCGCCTGGACCGCGATACCTCGGGCTGCCTCGTGGTCGCCAAGACCGCCGCTGCCGCCAAGCATTTCGGTTCGGTATTCCGGTCGCGGTCGGCGCGGAAGATCTACTGGGCGATCGTGGCGGGCAATCCGACACCCCGTCAGGGCGAGATTTCCTGCTTCCTGGCGAAACAGCAGACGACCGATGGCGAGCAGATGGTGGTGGTTCGCAACGGCGCGCCCGGCGCGGTCCACTCGTCGAGCTACTACTCAACAACCGATACGGCCAGCCGCCGCTTTGCCTGGGTCACGTTGAAGCCGGTCACCGGACGCACGCACCAGTTGCGTGTGCACATGGCTCAACTCGGCACGCCGATCATTGGGGATCCGCGCTACTTCAACATCGAGAACTGGATGCCGGCTCCGGGTCTGGGGGAAGGGCTTCATCTGCACGCGAGACGCATAGCCCTGCCGCTGCGGAACGGGAAAAAGATCGATATTTCAGCGCCTTTGCCGCCGCACATGCGCCAGAGCTTCGAGGCCCTCGGCTTTGAAGCCGACCGCT
- the crcB gene encoding fluoride efflux transporter CrcB, which produces MLGMVLVGAGGAIGAMARYAAGNVVGRFWSSSFPLATLLVNAVGSMAMGVTIGLLARFLPHWQTEIRLFVAVGILGGFTTFSSFSLDTIMMMERGEMGQAALYVGLSVVVCLAGLYLGLLITRGGMT; this is translated from the coding sequence ATGCTGGGCATGGTTCTCGTCGGAGCCGGCGGCGCCATAGGCGCCATGGCTCGCTACGCAGCGGGCAACGTCGTCGGCCGTTTCTGGTCGTCGTCCTTTCCGCTCGCGACACTGTTGGTCAACGCAGTCGGCTCGATGGCCATGGGTGTCACCATTGGCCTATTGGCGCGCTTTCTTCCGCACTGGCAGACTGAAATCCGGCTATTCGTGGCCGTCGGAATTCTGGGCGGCTTTACAACGTTCTCCTCCTTCTCTCTGGACACCATCATGATGATGGAGCGCGGAGAAATGGGCCAAGCGGCGCTCTATGTCGGCTTGTCGGTTGTGGTTTGTCTCGCCGGGCTATATCTCGGGCTCCTGATTACAAGAGGCGGCATGACATGA
- a CDS encoding replication-associated recombination protein A, with protein MSDLFAADPSETDKARPLADQLRPRSLDEVIGQTHLLGEGGTLRRMLASGRLGSLILWGPPGTGKTTVARLLANQIDFRFEQISAIFSGVADLKKVFEKARFERLSGHRTLLFVDEIHRFNRAQQDSFLPVMEDGTVVLVGATTENPSFELNAALLSRSQVLRFESLGRDDLEKLLERAETLLGSRLPLDETARETLLGLADGDGRALLGLVEELLASVGEDETVDANSLLTIVQRRAPIYDKAQEGHYNLISALHKTIRGSDPDAALYYFARMLDAGEDPLFLARRLIRMASEDIGLADPQALQLAVAARDAYQMLGSPEGELSLAQVVVYLALAPKSNAVYTAYKAAVSVAKSTGSPMPPMVILNAPTKMMKGQGYGDGYIYDHDTPEAFSGQEYFPEKIGRQAFYHPVERGFERDLRKRMDYFERLRATKKDDS; from the coding sequence ATGTCAGATCTTTTTGCCGCAGACCCGTCCGAAACCGACAAGGCCCGCCCGCTTGCCGACCAGTTGCGGCCACGCAGCCTCGACGAGGTCATCGGGCAAACGCACCTGCTCGGCGAGGGCGGCACGCTGCGACGCATGCTGGCTTCGGGGCGGCTCGGTTCACTGATCCTCTGGGGACCGCCGGGGACGGGCAAGACAACCGTTGCCCGGCTCCTGGCGAACCAGATCGATTTTCGTTTCGAGCAGATCTCCGCAATCTTCTCGGGCGTTGCTGACCTCAAGAAGGTCTTCGAGAAGGCTCGCTTCGAAAGACTCTCGGGGCACCGCACCCTGTTGTTCGTCGATGAGATCCACCGCTTCAACCGTGCGCAACAGGACAGTTTCCTCCCGGTGATGGAGGACGGTACCGTGGTTTTGGTCGGCGCCACGACCGAGAACCCGTCCTTCGAACTCAATGCCGCGCTGCTGTCCCGCAGTCAGGTCCTGCGTTTCGAGTCGCTCGGTCGGGACGATCTCGAAAAGCTGCTGGAGCGGGCCGAAACGCTACTGGGGTCGCGGCTTCCGCTTGATGAGACCGCCCGCGAGACCCTTCTGGGCCTGGCCGACGGCGATGGACGCGCCTTGCTCGGGCTGGTCGAGGAACTCCTCGCATCGGTGGGGGAGGACGAGACGGTTGATGCCAACAGCCTGCTGACGATCGTTCAGCGTCGAGCGCCGATCTACGATAAGGCGCAGGAGGGGCACTACAATCTGATCAGTGCGCTGCACAAGACAATCCGGGGGTCCGATCCCGACGCTGCGCTCTATTATTTCGCCCGCATGCTGGATGCCGGGGAAGATCCATTGTTTCTGGCCAGGCGGTTGATACGGATGGCGTCCGAAGACATCGGTCTTGCCGATCCGCAAGCCCTGCAATTGGCTGTTGCAGCGCGGGATGCCTACCAGATGCTCGGATCGCCGGAAGGTGAGCTATCGCTCGCCCAGGTCGTGGTCTATCTGGCGCTGGCGCCAAAATCCAACGCCGTCTACACCGCCTACAAGGCCGCGGTTTCTGTCGCGAAATCAACGGGTTCACCCATGCCGCCGATGGTGATCCTTAATGCCCCGACCAAGATGATGAAGGGGCAGGGTTACGGCGATGGCTATATCTACGATCATGACACGCCCGAAGCTTTTTCCGGGCAAGAGTACTTTCCGGAAAAGATCGGAAGGCAGGCCTTCTACCACCCGGTCGAGCGCGGTTTCGAGCGGGACCTGCGCAAGCGCATGGACTATTTTGAGCGGTTGAGGGCGACCAAAAAGGACGACAGCTGA
- a CDS encoding DegQ family serine endoprotease, translating to MSLRTFVFSSLALVLMAVAGTVAVTSWTSHEPPVAQASIAPPAVEERAVPQTDAQVKLSFAPVVQAVSPSVVNVYATRIEQQATSPFASDPFFSRFFGDQFQSRPRESRSLGSGVIVDAGGVILTNSHVINGATDIRIALNDGREFAVDLVVEDKQTDLAVLRVREPRDVTFPAVTFANSDDLLVGDLVLAIGNPFGVGQTVTSGIVSALARTGVEASDYEFFIQTDAAINPGNSGGALVDLDGRLVGINTAIYSQTGGSVGIGFAIPSNMARVVAEAGVSGGDIVRPWFGAKMQAVNADIAASLGMPAPHGAMITEVAPGGPAERAGFQAGDVVLSVDGQRVDDPSAFNFRLATKAIGDVAQLERLRGGATEMLAFTIEAAPSAEQDAVAAIAPSANSRFAGVTVRQLDPALSEAKGLPYDAKGVIVTAIEAGSPAEGMGLRVDDVILALNDTEMTDAQAFEQQASQRVRTWQIILQRDGRVTRAIVSG from the coding sequence ATGTCGCTGCGCACCTTCGTTTTTTCCTCCCTCGCTCTGGTTCTCATGGCCGTCGCCGGAACTGTTGCCGTCACGTCCTGGACGAGCCATGAGCCGCCCGTGGCACAGGCCAGCATAGCGCCGCCCGCAGTTGAGGAACGCGCGGTGCCGCAAACCGATGCGCAGGTAAAGCTCAGCTTCGCCCCGGTCGTTCAGGCCGTGTCTCCCTCGGTCGTCAATGTCTACGCGACCCGCATCGAGCAGCAGGCCACGTCGCCCTTTGCCAGCGATCCGTTTTTCTCGCGCTTCTTCGGCGACCAGTTCCAGAGCCGGCCGCGGGAATCCAGGTCGCTCGGCTCCGGGGTTATCGTCGACGCCGGAGGCGTTATCCTTACCAACAGCCATGTCATCAACGGGGCCACGGATATCCGCATCGCGCTCAACGACGGCCGCGAATTCGCCGTGGACCTCGTGGTCGAGGACAAGCAGACCGATCTGGCGGTTCTGCGTGTGCGTGAGCCGCGCGATGTCACCTTTCCAGCGGTCACCTTCGCCAATAGCGATGACCTGCTGGTGGGCGATCTCGTGCTGGCCATCGGTAATCCGTTCGGTGTCGGTCAAACCGTGACCTCAGGTATCGTCTCCGCTCTGGCGCGCACCGGCGTCGAGGCATCGGACTACGAATTCTTCATCCAGACCGACGCGGCCATCAATCCCGGCAATTCGGGGGGTGCGCTTGTCGATCTCGATGGCCGGCTGGTTGGCATCAATACCGCCATCTACTCACAGACAGGAGGATCGGTCGGGATCGGGTTTGCCATCCCGTCGAACATGGCTCGTGTCGTCGCGGAGGCGGGTGTGTCGGGTGGCGATATCGTCCGGCCCTGGTTCGGGGCGAAGATGCAGGCGGTCAATGCGGATATCGCGGCGAGCCTGGGCATGCCGGCACCGCATGGAGCCATGATCACGGAGGTGGCCCCGGGCGGCCCAGCGGAGCGAGCAGGCTTTCAGGCCGGGGACGTGGTGCTCTCGGTCGATGGACAGCGCGTTGACGATCCGAGCGCGTTCAATTTCCGTCTGGCCACCAAGGCCATCGGGGATGTCGCGCAACTCGAACGTCTGCGCGGTGGCGCGACCGAAATGCTGGCCTTTACCATCGAGGCGGCACCGTCGGCCGAGCAGGACGCTGTCGCCGCCATCGCGCCGTCAGCCAACTCCCGATTTGCCGGTGTGACCGTCCGACAACTCGATCCGGCGCTCAGCGAGGCCAAGGGGCTGCCCTATGACGCAAAGGGCGTCATCGTGACCGCCATCGAGGCAGGCTCGCCGGCAGAGGGCATGGGCTTGCGGGTCGACGACGTCATCCTGGCTCTGAACGACACCGAGATGACTGATGCGCAGGCGTTCGAGCAGCAGGCATCCCAGCGCGTCCGCACCTGGCAGATCATCCTGCAGCGGGACGGCCGCGTCACGCGGGCGATTGTCAGCGGATAA
- a CDS encoding type III PLP-dependent enzyme translates to MTDEPKTVYANTSALIAAEAPDFPSFLFSEKEFHRAVKVFRKGFDGLLTYAVKCNPSPHIIAQLHREGLKAFDVASNTEMELVRDHAPGAVMHYNNPIKNKREIERAYEEFGVRSFTIDHPQQLDQLAAVVSPSRDVEVTTRFKAGKALKSYDFGIKFGVMEQGAAEIVTAVEKMGYTPSLCFHVGSQCEDAYAYERHIAAAARIAEESGIELKRLNIGGGYPAPYPTSEAPPMDYYFETIAQAVSDHFGDKNKPELIIEPGRALVTSSTSLLLRVKHQRGGQSVYVNDGAYGSLMEVKFMHFTPPVRVWRGPRLHDNNGEFSEFTIWGPTCDSYDVLPQVFTLPADIDEDDWIEFGLMGAYTQASLTPFNGFDRRDQYWVEDVYTGKDMAPAE, encoded by the coding sequence ATGACTGACGAGCCGAAGACCGTTTACGCCAACACGTCGGCCCTGATTGCCGCCGAGGCGCCGGACTTTCCATCTTTCCTGTTTTCAGAGAAGGAATTCCACAGGGCTGTGAAGGTCTTCAGGAAGGGCTTCGACGGTCTTCTCACGTACGCCGTCAAGTGCAACCCCTCCCCGCACATCATTGCGCAACTGCACCGCGAAGGCCTCAAGGCTTTCGACGTGGCGTCGAACACCGAGATGGAGCTGGTGCGCGACCATGCGCCCGGCGCGGTGATGCACTACAACAACCCGATCAAGAACAAGCGCGAGATCGAACGCGCTTATGAAGAGTTCGGCGTCCGCTCGTTCACCATCGATCATCCCCAGCAGCTCGACCAGCTGGCAGCCGTCGTCTCGCCTTCGCGCGACGTCGAGGTTACCACCCGCTTCAAGGCCGGCAAGGCACTCAAGTCCTACGACTTCGGCATCAAGTTCGGCGTCATGGAACAGGGCGCGGCCGAAATCGTCACTGCCGTCGAGAAGATGGGCTATACGCCCAGCCTCTGCTTCCACGTCGGCTCGCAGTGCGAAGACGCTTATGCCTATGAGCGCCATATCGCTGCTGCGGCCCGCATTGCGGAGGAAAGCGGCATCGAACTGAAGCGTCTCAACATCGGCGGCGGCTATCCGGCCCCCTACCCGACCAGCGAGGCGCCGCCGATGGACTATTATTTCGAGACCATCGCCCAGGCCGTATCCGATCATTTCGGCGACAAGAACAAGCCTGAACTGATCATCGAGCCCGGCCGTGCCCTCGTGACGTCGTCGACGTCCCTACTGCTGCGCGTCAAGCATCAGCGCGGTGGCCAGTCGGTCTATGTCAACGATGGCGCATATGGCTCGCTGATGGAAGTCAAGTTCATGCACTTTACGCCGCCGGTGCGCGTCTGGCGCGGCCCGCGCCTGCACGACAACAATGGCGAATTCTCCGAATTCACCATCTGGGGGCCGACCTGCGACAGCTACGACGTGCTGCCCCAGGTGTTCACCCTCCCGGCCGACATCGACGAAGACGACTGGATCGAGTTCGGCCTGATGGGCGCCTATACCCAGGCATCGCTGACGCCCTTCAATGGCTTTGACCGTCGCGACCAGTATTGGGTCGAGGACGTCTATACCGGCAAGGACATGGCTCCGGCCGAGTAA
- a CDS encoding NAD-dependent epimerase/dehydratase family protein produces MDRILVTGASGFVAKHLIGQLLSAGYAVRGTLRGQAKVPGIWAAVQLLAPERAGKLELVEADLLSDAGWADAMQGVNAVMHVAAAILGVEPKDPDVVVRPAVEGTERVLRFAHGAGIKRVIMTSSIATVGYGHGQVTGSRVYTEADFTNLEAMRYSWSYCIGKTKAERAAWAYARSQGMDLTTIHPGAILGPATDGETSISLGLVTDLLGGITPAMPRIGFAISDVRDVAAMHVAALENPDSIGQRYLCTGPYTTFQDVAEILRQHYPGWPVTAKSVPDWIIRMMVVFNGTIRQIINDVGNQKHFDGSKGERLLGRPYFTPEQAVLASAESAIRVGRIKRPVLAQNPKSEAGSLLA; encoded by the coding sequence ATGGACCGCATTCTTGTCACCGGCGCGTCCGGCTTTGTTGCCAAGCACCTGATCGGGCAACTGCTGAGCGCAGGCTATGCCGTGCGGGGCACCCTGCGCGGACAGGCCAAGGTGCCGGGAATCTGGGCTGCGGTCCAATTGCTGGCCCCGGAGCGGGCTGGAAAGCTTGAACTGGTTGAGGCGGACCTGCTTTCCGACGCCGGTTGGGCTGACGCTATGCAGGGGGTCAATGCGGTGATGCATGTTGCGGCGGCCATCCTCGGTGTGGAGCCGAAGGATCCGGACGTTGTCGTGCGTCCGGCAGTGGAGGGCACGGAGCGGGTTCTGCGTTTTGCACATGGCGCGGGGATCAAGCGCGTCATCATGACGTCGTCGATTGCGACAGTCGGGTATGGTCATGGTCAGGTCACCGGAAGCCGCGTTTACACCGAGGCTGACTTCACCAATCTCGAGGCGATGCGCTATTCATGGTCCTATTGCATTGGCAAGACCAAGGCCGAACGCGCGGCTTGGGCCTATGCCAGAAGCCAGGGGATGGACCTGACCACCATTCATCCGGGTGCCATATTGGGTCCAGCGACCGACGGCGAAACGTCAATTTCGCTTGGCCTCGTGACAGATCTCCTTGGAGGCATCACCCCCGCCATGCCGCGCATCGGCTTTGCTATCAGCGATGTGCGCGATGTGGCGGCAATGCACGTGGCGGCGCTTGAAAACCCGGACAGTATCGGCCAGCGGTACCTCTGCACCGGGCCATATACGACCTTTCAGGATGTCGCCGAAATCCTGCGTCAGCACTATCCGGGCTGGCCGGTCACCGCCAAAAGTGTGCCCGACTGGATCATCCGCATGATGGTGGTGTTCAACGGAACCATCCGCCAGATCATCAACGACGTCGGCAACCAAAAGCACTTTGACGGCAGCAAAGGCGAACGGTTGCTGGGGCGACCATACTTCACGCCGGAGCAGGCCGTCCTGGCCTCGGCTGAAAGTGCCATTCGAGTCGGCCGCATCAAACGGCCGGTGCTGGCTCAAAATCCAAAGAGCGAGGCAGGATCTCTGCTTGCCTAA
- the rplQ gene encoding 50S ribosomal protein L17 yields MRHASRGRKFSRTASHRKAMFANMSAALIKHEQIVTTLPKAKDLRPIVEKLITLGKRGDLHARRQAVAQIRDEAQVAKLFAVLGPRYAERQGGYIRILKAGFRYGDNAPLAVIEFVDRDVDAKGQDSGPVFTQDDEAEAA; encoded by the coding sequence ATGCGCCACGCTTCCCGAGGCCGCAAGTTCAGCCGTACCGCTTCTCACCGCAAGGCCATGTTCGCCAACATGTCCGCTGCGCTGATCAAGCACGAACAGATCGTCACCACGCTTCCCAAGGCCAAGGACCTCCGTCCGATCGTCGAGAAGCTCATCACCCTGGGCAAGCGCGGCGACCTGCATGCCCGCCGCCAGGCTGTCGCTCAGATCCGCGATGAAGCTCAGGTTGCAAAGCTCTTCGCCGTTCTCGGGCCGCGCTATGCCGAACGCCAGGGCGGTTACATCCGCATCCTCAAGGCCGGCTTCCGCTATGGCGACAACGCCCCGCTGGCCGTGATCGAATTCGTCGATCGCGACGTCGATGCCAAGGGCCAGGACTCCGGTCCGGTGTTCACCCAGGACGACGAAGCCGAAGCGGCGTAA
- a CDS encoding DNA-directed RNA polymerase subunit alpha produces MKGHTVTIQRNWQELIKPTKLDIVSGSDNARVASVVAEPLERGYGLTLGNALRRVLLSSLQGAAVTAIQIDGILHEFSSLPGVREDITDLVLNVKEIALKMGGEGPKRLTLSKQGPAAVTAGDIKVSGDIEVLNPELVICHLDDGAEINIEFTVDTGKGYVPAEKNRPEDAPIGYIPVDALFSPVRRVSYKVDATRAGESLDKDKLTLSVETNGAISPEDAVAYAARILQDQLSVFVNFEEPTKEKAQDAVPELAFNPALLKKVDELELSVRSANCLKNDNIVYIGDLIQKTEAEMLRTPNFGRKSLNEIKEVLAQMGLHLGMDVNNWPPENIDDLAKRYEDHY; encoded by the coding sequence TTGAAAGGACATACCGTGACGATCCAGAGGAACTGGCAGGAACTTATCAAGCCGACCAAGCTGGACATTGTTTCGGGCAGCGACAACGCGCGCGTGGCCTCGGTGGTTGCCGAGCCGCTTGAGCGCGGATACGGGCTTACCCTGGGCAATGCCCTGCGTCGCGTGCTGCTGTCTTCGCTTCAGGGCGCAGCAGTGACTGCGATCCAGATTGACGGCATCCTGCACGAATTCTCCTCGCTGCCGGGCGTGCGCGAGGACATCACCGATCTCGTTCTCAACGTCAAGGAAATCGCCCTGAAGATGGGTGGCGAAGGCCCGAAGCGCCTGACCCTCTCCAAGCAGGGCCCTGCAGCTGTCACCGCTGGTGACATCAAGGTTTCCGGTGACATCGAAGTGCTGAACCCCGAGCTGGTGATCTGCCATCTCGACGACGGCGCCGAAATCAACATCGAGTTCACGGTCGATACCGGCAAGGGTTATGTCCCGGCCGAGAAGAACCGTCCGGAAGATGCGCCGATCGGCTATATCCCGGTTGACGCTCTGTTCTCGCCGGTCCGCCGCGTGAGCTACAAGGTCGATGCGACCCGTGCGGGCGAAAGCCTTGACAAGGACAAGCTGACCCTCAGCGTCGAAACCAATGGCGCGATCTCGCCGGAAGATGCCGTGGCCTATGCTGCGCGCATCCTTCAGGATCAGCTGTCGGTTTTCGTCAACTTCGAAGAGCCCACCAAGGAGAAGGCCCAGGACGCTGTTCCGGAACTCGCCTTCAACCCGGCGCTTCTCAAGAAGGTCGACGAACTCGAGCTCTCCGTGCGCTCGGCGAACTGCCTCAAGAACGACAACATCGTCTATATCGGTGACCTGATCCAGAAGACGGAAGCCGAGATGCTGCGGACCCCGAATTTCGGCCGCAAGTCGCTCAATGAAATCAAGGAAGTCCTGGCACAGATGGGGCTTCATCTCGGAATGGACGTCAACAACTGGCCTCCTGAGAATATCGATGACCTCGCAAAGCGCTACGAAGATCATTACTGA
- the rpsK gene encoding 30S ribosomal protein S11, whose protein sequence is MAKAEVARVRRKERKNITSGVAHVNASFNNTMITIADMQGNTISWSSSGVMGFKGSRKSTPYAAQVAAEDAAKKAQEHGMKTLEVEVRGPGSGRESALRALQAAGFNVTSIRDVTSIPHNGCRPRKRRRV, encoded by the coding sequence ATGGCCAAGGCTGAAGTCGCACGCGTTCGTCGTAAGGAACGCAAGAATATCACTTCGGGCGTTGCACACGTGAACGCCTCCTTCAACAACACGATGATCACCATCGCCGACATGCAGGGCAACACGATTTCGTGGTCCTCGTCGGGTGTCATGGGTTTCAAGGGTTCGCGCAAGTCGACCCCGTATGCAGCCCAGGTTGCCGCCGAAGATGCGGCCAAGAAGGCGCAGGAACACGGCATGAAGACCCTCGAGGTTGAAGTTCGTGGTCCGGGTTCGGGCCGTGAGTCGGCTTTGCGTGCCCTGCAGGCCGCAGGCTTCAACGTCACCTCCATCCGTGACGTCACCTCGATCCCGCACAACGGTTGCCGTCCGCGCAAGCGTCGCCGCGTCTAA
- the rpsM gene encoding 30S ribosomal protein S13 yields the protein MARIAGVNIPTNKRVVIALQYIHGIGDKFAKDITEKVGIPAERRVNELTDAEVIQIRETIDRDYVVEGDLRRNVAMNIKRLMDLGNYRGLRHRRGLPVRGQRTHTNARTRKGPAKPIAGKKK from the coding sequence GTGGCTCGTATTGCTGGCGTCAACATCCCGACGAATAAGCGCGTGGTGATCGCGCTGCAGTATATTCACGGGATCGGCGACAAGTTCGCCAAGGATATTACTGAGAAGGTCGGTATTCCGGCTGAGCGCCGCGTCAATGAGCTGACCGACGCCGAAGTGATCCAGATCCGCGAAACCATCGACCGCGACTACGTCGTGGAAGGTGATCTTCGCCGTAACGTTGCCATGAACATCAAGCGCTTGATGGACCTGGGCAACTATCGTGGCCTGCGTCACCGTCGTGGTCTTCCGGTCCGCGGTCAGCGCACGCACACCAATGCCCGCACCCGCAAGGGTCCGGCAAAGCCCATCGCTGGCAAGAAGAAGTAA
- a CDS encoding adenylate kinase has translation MRLILLGPPGAGKGTQAKILVDAYGIPQLSTGDILRAAIAAKTQLGLEAKAIVDRGDLVSDAIVNGIVSERLDAEDCKPGFILDGFPRTIAQAEALDQMLAEKGIALDAVIEIKAEADELVKRVINRAKESSGGARADDNEEVLRKRLGVYSEQTAPLVAYYSGRGLLKPVDGMAPVDAVTAAIKSSLGK, from the coding sequence ATGAGGTTAATCCTGCTGGGGCCCCCGGGGGCGGGGAAGGGCACACAGGCAAAGATTCTGGTGGACGCCTACGGCATCCCGCAGCTTTCTACTGGTGACATCCTTCGTGCTGCCATTGCAGCCAAGACCCAGTTGGGTCTGGAGGCCAAGGCTATCGTCGATCGTGGAGACCTGGTCTCTGATGCGATCGTCAACGGGATCGTCTCCGAACGTCTAGATGCCGAAGACTGCAAGCCAGGGTTCATCCTCGACGGTTTCCCCCGGACCATCGCCCAGGCAGAGGCGCTGGACCAGATGCTGGCAGAAAAGGGTATTGCCCTCGATGCCGTCATTGAGATCAAGGCCGAGGCCGACGAGTTGGTGAAGCGCGTCATCAATAGGGCCAAGGAATCATCGGGTGGCGCTCGCGCCGACGACAACGAGGAAGTGCTGCGCAAGCGCCTCGGTGTCTATTCCGAGCAGACGGCTCCTCTGGTTGCCTACTACTCGGGCAGGGGCCTTCTAAAGCCAGTGGATGGCATGGCCCCGGTCGATGCCGTCACGGCGGCTATCAAGTCGTCGCTCGGCAAGTAA
- the secY gene encoding preprotein translocase subunit SecY, with the protein MASAAEQLARNLSFSTFSKAKALQQRIWFTLGALLVYRLGTFIPVPGIDPDAFRATFEQSQQGIIGMFNMFAGGAVERMAIFALNLIPYITASIVVQVVSTASPRLEALRKEGGEAGRRKINQYTRYLAVVFCAIQAYGIAVGLEGSQGVVLDPGWFFRISTVITLVGGTMFLMWLGEQITARGVGNGISLIIFAGIVANLPSTVAQTLELARTGAIPAFAGLGMLLLALVVIAVIVFFERAQRRLLIQYPKRQVGNKMFQGDTSHLPLKLNTSGVIPVIFGSSLLLLPATIASFAAQGNAPAWLTTVTALLGRGQPLYLALFAFFIIFFAFFYTAIVFNPTDTADNLKRSGGFIPGIRPGERTAQHIDYVLTRITVVGAIYLTVVALIPEVLFSQLAVSQFIGGTSLLIMVTVTLDTITQIQSHLVAQQYEGLLKKSRLGGGKRR; encoded by the coding sequence ATGGCGTCCGCAGCCGAACAGCTGGCACGTAATCTCAGTTTCTCGACCTTTTCGAAGGCCAAGGCCCTTCAGCAGCGCATCTGGTTCACTCTCGGAGCGCTGCTTGTTTATCGTTTGGGCACCTTCATCCCGGTCCCGGGCATCGATCCCGACGCTTTTCGCGCGACGTTCGAACAGTCGCAGCAGGGCATCATCGGCATGTTCAACATGTTTGCCGGTGGTGCTGTCGAGCGTATGGCGATCTTTGCGCTGAACCTAATTCCCTACATTACCGCCTCGATCGTGGTGCAGGTGGTCTCGACTGCATCGCCGCGTCTTGAAGCCCTCCGCAAGGAAGGTGGCGAGGCGGGACGTCGCAAGATCAACCAGTATACGCGCTATCTGGCCGTGGTTTTCTGCGCCATCCAGGCCTATGGCATTGCCGTCGGTCTCGAGGGCAGCCAGGGCGTTGTCCTGGATCCGGGTTGGTTCTTCCGTATCTCCACGGTGATCACCCTCGTGGGTGGCACGATGTTTCTGATGTGGCTTGGTGAGCAGATCACCGCTCGCGGCGTCGGCAACGGTATTTCGCTGATCATCTTCGCCGGCATCGTGGCGAACCTGCCCTCGACCGTCGCTCAGACGCTCGAGCTGGCCCGGACGGGAGCCATTCCGGCCTTTGCCGGCCTCGGCATGCTGCTGCTGGCTCTCGTGGTCATTGCGGTCATCGTGTTCTTCGAGCGCGCCCAGCGCCGGCTGCTGATCCAGTATCCGAAGCGCCAGGTCGGCAACAAGATGTTCCAGGGCGACACGTCGCATCTGCCGCTCAAGCTGAACACGTCGGGCGTCATTCCGGTCATCTTTGGTTCGTCGCTGCTGCTGCTTCCGGCCACCATTGCGTCCTTCGCGGCGCAGGGGAACGCTCCTGCGTGGCTGACCACGGTAACGGCACTGCTCGGTCGCGGTCAGCCGCTCTACCTGGCGCTTTTCGCGTTCTTCATTATCTTTTTCGCCTTCTTCTACACGGCGATCGTGTTCAATCCGACCGATACCGCAGACAATCTGAAGCGGTCCGGGGGCTTTATTCCGGGCATCCGTCCGGGTGAGCGGACCGCGCAGCATATCGACTACGTGCTGACGCGCATCACCGTGGTCGGTGCCATCTATCTGACGGTTGTGGCGCTGATCCCGGAAGTGTTGTTCAGCCAGCTGGCGGTCAGCCAGTTCATCGGCGGTACATCGCTGCTGATCATGGTGACCGTGACACTCGATACGATCACGCAGATCCAGAGCCATCTGGTGGCCCAGCAATATGAAGGGCTGCTGAAGAAATCCCGTCTTGGAGGAGGCAAGCGTCGATGA